The following are encoded together in the Balneola sp. genome:
- a CDS encoding 50S ribosomal protein L7/L12 → MADVKDLAEQLVNLTIKEANELAKVLEEEYDIKPAQAAVAVAGPAGGGEAGGGEEQTEFDVVLKSAGAKKIAVIKEVRGITGLGLKEAKELVDGAPNNVKEAVSKDEAEDIKSKLEEAGAEVELK, encoded by the coding sequence ATGGCTGACGTTAAAGATTTAGCTGAACAGCTTGTCAACCTGACAATTAAAGAAGCAAATGAACTTGCAAAAGTTCTTGAAGAAGAATACGATATCAAACCTGCTCAAGCTGCTGTTGCAGTAGCTGGACCTGCTGGCGGTGGAGAAGCCGGTGGTGGAGAAGAGCAAACTGAGTTTGACGTAGTTCTGAAGAGTGCTGGTGCTAAGAAAATCGCCGTGATCAAAGAAGTACGCGGTATCACTGGTCTTGGGCTTAAAGAAGCCAAAGAATTAGTTGATGGAGCTCCTAATAATGTTAAAGAAGCAGTATCGAAAGATGAAGCTGAAGACATTAAATCCAAGCTTGAAGAAGCTGGTGCTGAAGTAGAGCTCAAGTAA
- the rplJ gene encoding 50S ribosomal protein L10 → MPTAEKQAVLDEIADKLNSSSALYITNYSGMSVPEVNELRGAFRKGDIRFKVYKNKLMKLAMEKAGGYDEIIPALVEQNAFAFVEEELSAPAKVLKDFIKDNNKPQFKAAIVDGDFYGEDKLDVLAAMKSKNEIIGDILGLLMAPLSNVVGALESQGSNLVGAVKTIAEKGEE, encoded by the coding sequence ATGCCTACTGCAGAAAAGCAAGCAGTTTTAGACGAGATTGCCGATAAACTAAATAGTTCAAGTGCTTTATATATCACGAACTATTCTGGAATGTCGGTACCTGAAGTTAATGAGCTGCGAGGTGCATTTCGTAAGGGAGATATTCGCTTCAAAGTATATAAGAACAAACTGATGAAGCTCGCAATGGAAAAGGCTGGTGGATATGATGAAATCATCCCGGCACTTGTTGAGCAAAATGCGTTTGCATTCGTTGAAGAAGAATTATCTGCACCTGCCAAGGTACTTAAAGATTTTATCAAGGATAATAACAAGCCACAATTTAAAGCAGCTATCGTAGACGGAGATTTCTACGGGGAAGATAAGCTGGACGTTCTTGCCGCTATGAAGTCGAAGAACGAGATTATTGGTGATATCCTTGGTCTGTTGATGGCCCCACTATCTAATGTAGTTGGTGCGCTTGAATCACAAGGATCTAACCTTGTTGGTGCTGTTAAAACCATCGCTGAAAAAGGCGAAGAGTAA